One stretch of Bombina bombina isolate aBomBom1 chromosome 7, aBomBom1.pri, whole genome shotgun sequence DNA includes these proteins:
- the LOC128667178 gene encoding E3 ubiquitin/ISG15 ligase TRIM25-like: protein MATADLREELTCPICLSIYTDPVNLSCGHNFCLGCIKSVLGTQEGSGVYSCPECRKGFSNRPELKRNIALCNVMTHLQITQPEQKDTGVFCTYCVHSPVPAAKSCLLCEASLCDTHLRVHSKSEEHVLTEPTTSWGNRKCSKHKELLKYYCTEDAACICVSCNLAGEHRGHQVELLNEASEKKKKKLRNVLQKLSTNREKTEKRVQSLQEHRRGVQEKAAGVTERLTALIRDIRKQLEDLEKRVLSDITQQQEQVLLPISDLIQQLEKEKDELTRKMSHIEELCNMTDPLTVLQEQESHRDDFCGAEKGDNEVTQRGDKQVPAGGDLDEDLISVTLYRGLADIVTDVKRDIYMQVTSDILLDINTAANDVIVSGDLKTASWSDINQQRPGTPVRFTLAPQVLSTRSFSSGRHYWEVQISKSGDWRVGVCYTSMGRGGDQSVIGENNKSWCLYSDYNKGLYMIHNTINTLLHPPLSCDTVGILLDYKAGCLTFYELCDPIRHLHTVTVTFTEPLHAAFNIWDDGACVRILR from the coding sequence ATGGCGACTGCTGATCTGAGAGAGGAGCTAACCTGCCCCATCTGCCTGAGCATTTATACAGATCCTGTAAATCTCAGCTGTGGCCATAACTTCTGCCTGGGCTGTATTAAGAGTGTGCTGGGTACCCAGGAGGGGTCTGGGGTTTATTCCTGTCCTGAGTGCAGAAAGGGATTCAGTAACCGACCTGAGCTGAAGAGGAACATAGCGCTGTGTAATGTAATGACGCATTTACAGATTACTCAGCCAGAGCAAAAAGACACCGGGGTCTTCTGCACTTACTGTGTTCACTCTCCTGTACCTGCTGCTAAATCATGTCTGCTGTGTGAGGCTTCTCTGTGTGATACCCACCTGAGGGTACACAGCAAGTCTGAGGAACACGTCTTAACTGAACCcaccacttcctggggtaacagaaaatgctccaaacACAAGgagctactgaaatattactgcactgaggacgctgcctgtatctgtgtgtcctgcaacctggccggagagcacaggggacaccaggtggagctgctgaatgaggcttctgagaagaagaaaaagaaactgagaaatgttctgcagaaactgagcACAAATAGAgagaagactgagaaaagagtccagagtctgcaggagcacaggagaggggtgcaagagaaagcagctggtgtaacagagcgactcactgccctgattagggacatcaggaaacagctggaagacctagagaagcgagtcctgagtgacatcacccagcagcaggagcaggttttactcccaatctctgatctgatccagcagctggaaaaagagaaggacgagctgaccaggaagatgagtcacattgaggagctgtgcaacatgactgacccattaactgtcctacaagaacaggaatcacacagagatgacttTTGTGGTGCTGAGAAGGGAGATAATGAGGTCACACAGAGAGGTGATAAACAGGTCCCTGCTGGGGGGGATTTAGATGAGGATCTGATCTCAGTGACCTTATACAGAGGTTTAGCTGATATTGTGACTGATGTAAAGAGAGATATCTATATGCAGGTTACATCAGACATATTATTGGATATAAACACAGCTGCTAATGATGTTATTGTATCAGGTGACCTGAAAACTGCATCCTGGTCAGATATAAACCAGCAGCGACCAGGAACACCAGTGAGATTTACACTTGCTCCTCAGGTATTAAGTACCAGGAGCTTTTCCTCAGGACGACATTACTGGGAAGTGCAGATCAGTAAATCAGGGGACTGGCGTGTAGGGGTTTGTTATACCAGTATGGGGAGGGGAGGAGATCAGTCTGTGATAGGAGAGAATAACAAGTCCTGGTGTTTGTATAGTGATTATAATAAAGGTCTTTACATGATACATAACACAATAAACACCTTATTAcacccccctctatcatgtgacacagTAGGAATACTGCTGGATTATAAGGCTGGTTGTCTGACCTTTTATGAGCTGTGTGACCCGATCAGACACTTACACACCGTCACTGTCACCTTCACTGAGCCTCTTCATGCTGCATTTAATATATGGGatgatggtgcctgtgtgagaatcctgcgctag